The genomic DNA TTGCGTCCGGTCACCACCGAGTCGCCGACGCCGATCTACCAGCGCATGGTGTCGGAGTGGCTGGTGGAGCCCGCATCCTCGGGCTCGGAGAGCGAGGACGACAAGGACAACGGCGCGGGTGGCGGCGAATGGGCCGCACCGGGCGACACCGGCTGGGCCGCGGCGGCCGAGGCCAGCAAGCCCACGGTGTCGGGGCGGACCAACGGCGGTCTGCCGATCCGCCGCCCCGGCGCCCAACTCGTGCCGGGCGGTCTCGCACCGGCCAACGAATCGAATGCGCGTGATCCGGAAGAGATCCGCAACAGTTTGACCAGGCATCTCAGCGGGGTCCGCAGTGGGCGGGCCGACGCCCAGTACAACGACGGAGGGCTCGAGTGACCGAGAAACCAAGCACCACAACGGACGAGAACCTGAACTGGCTGGTCACCCGCTTCACCAGGGACGTGCCCGGGGTCACCCACGCGGTGCTGGTTTCCGCCGACGGCCTGCTCCAGGCGACCAGCCCGCACCTGCCCGCCGACCGTGCCGAGCAGCTGTCGGCGGTGACCGCGGGTCTGGCCAGTCTGTCCGCCGGTGCGGCCCAGCTGTTCAACGGCGGCAAGGTGATGCAGTCCATCGTGGACATGCAGCGCGGGTACCTGCTGGTGATGACGGTCGGCAACGGTTCGCACCTGGCGGTGCTGGCCAACAAGACCCACGACATCGGACGGATCGGTTACGAGATGGCGCTGCTCGTCGACCGGGTCGGCTCGGTGGTCCAGGCGACCGCGCGCAGCGCCGTCTGAGAGTGGCATGTCCACCCCATCCGGCGGGGGGCCGGGTATACCGCCTACCCGAGTCCGCCCATACGCGTTGACCTCGGGCCGGACCGAACCCGCGGTCGACCTTCCCCTGGAGGCGGTCATCGAGACCATCTCCTACACTGCCCATCTCGAATGGCCGGTCGGCGATATCCGCACCGATATCGTCAGGCTGGGCACCGCGCGTCTGTCGGTCGCCGAGATCACCGCCAAACTTCAGCGTCCGCTGGGTCTGGTGCGCGTCGTGATCGGAGATCTCGTCGTCGCTGGAACGCTGCGTGTGCATTGGACCCTGAGTGACCAGGCGAGCTATGACGAGCGCCTGTCCCTGATGGAGAGGACTTTGCGTGGACTCCGCGCCCTATAATCCCACGCCGTTCGGTGGCGGCCCGGCGCCGCAGGACAACCGCACTGCCTCGACCAAGATCGTCGTCGCGGGAGGTTTCGGCGCGGGTAAGACCACCTTTGTCGGTGCCGTCTCGGAGATCGTGCCGCTGCGCACCGAGGCGATGGTGACCGGGTTCTCCGACGGCATCGACGACCTCGCCGCGACGCCCGGCAAGGAAACCACCACGGTGGCGATGGATTTCGGTCGCATCATGCTGCCGGGCAACCTGACGCTGTACCTGTTCGGCACCCCGGGGCAGCGCCGGTTCTGGTTCATGTGGGACGACCTGATCCGTGGCGCCATCGGCGCGGTGGTGCTGGTCGACACCCGGCGCATCGAGGACAGCTTCGCGGCGGTCGACTTCTTCGAGGCCCGCGGCCTGCCGTTCCTGGTGGCGGTCAACCGTTTCCCCGACGCCCCCCGCTTCCCGGTGGCCGAACTGCGGGAAGCGCTCTCGGTGCGCCCGATCGTGCCGATCGTCGACATCGACGCGCGCAACGCGATGGAAGTGCGCCAGTCGCTGGCGGCGGTGACCGAGTACGCGATCCAGCGTCTGGCCGCGCAGCAGCGGGAACAACCGGTCGGACAGGTGTGAAGGTGCTGTCGCGGTGAGCTACTTCTCCATGGGCTATTGGGTCCTCGGCCTGGCGGCGCTGGTCTCGACGGTCGGCGCACTGGTCGGCTTGATCTGCGTGCGGCAGTCGACGCAGTCGGTGACCCAGAAATTCCGCCTGGTCTGGCAGGTCGCGGCGGCGGTGTGCCTGGGCGGTGTGGGCACCTGGCTGGCGATCTTCATCTCGATGCTCGGCGTGGCCCCCACCGACGACGGCCTGATCCGCTACGAATCCGCCCGTCTGGTCACCGCCGGCGTGATCGCGGTGGTCGCCGTGCTCGCCGCGCTGCTGGTGCTCGGGATGCACGCCGACCTGCCGCGCCTGGCGGTGGCCGGCCTGATCATGGGCCTGGGCACCACGGGGATGATGTACGTGGCGATGAACGGCGTCCATGTGCGCGGGTCGGTGCAGACCGCGTGGTGGGCGGTGTCGGTGGCCGCGGTGATCGCGATCGGCATCGCCACGGCCACCCTGTGGTTCATCCTGCGGCGCACGCCCATCCGGGTGCTGATCGCCGCCGCTGTGCTGTTCGCGGTGGGCACGCTGGGCATGCACTACGTGCGCCTGGCCGGTATGGCGATCGAACTCGACGAGAGCATCGCCCGCCCGCCCGGCGACGATCTGTTCGGCTTCCTGGTCCCGATGTTCGTGCTCGGCATGCTCTCGCTCGCGGTACCGATCACCGCGGTGCTGGTTGCGCCGGACCGGCGGCTGCGCACCGTGCCCGCCCCTGCCACCGCACCGGCTCAGGCGCCCGGCACCGGACAGCCGGGGGGCTTCGACGCGGGTGAGACGATGGTGATCGGCACCTCCCGCTTCTAGATCCCGCGCGCAACCTTCAGCCCTGCCCAGGAGAGAGGAACGGACGTGACGCCGGAGCAGGACGCCGTGCTGCGCGACATCCAAGTTCAATTGCGCGGTCCCAGCCTGGCCGGCTGGCCGCAGCTCGGCGTCGACGCCGAGGGTAGGGCCCGTTCGCTGGTGGACGGGCTGGCGGCGGCATTGCGCCGTATCGACGACTTGACCGCCGAAACCGCCGAGTTGCGTGCGCAGATCACCGAGCTGCGCACCGAGATCAGCGAATTGGAGGCCGGTGCGGCCGATCTCGCCGATCAGGTGCAGCGTTCGCAGGGCAGGAGCCTGCCGTGGCCGCTGTCGCTGATCGAGGGTCCGGTGGAGCTGATCGTGGCTCAGCTGGCCCGGCTGGAAGCGTTGCTGGCCGAAAGGCCGTCGGCCCCCGAACAACTGAGTCTGCCCTGCCGGCCCGGCGAGCGCGACGGATCGCATCGACCGGCGCGCTGATCGACCGGAGCAGGAGATCATCCGGCGAAGAGCCGGGCCGAACGAGTTTCTTCCGGGAATCACCGGAGATTGCCACAAGTTTGGCGATGAGCGGGTTCTCCCTGTACGGGAGAACCCGCCCTCGATGGATGAATGTACTCCGTCGCGGCGAGGAAAGCAGCTGTTCACCGAGAATTTCCCATCGAAAATCTGTCCGCGCCTGCGGTTTTCGATCTTCAGCTACTCCAGGGCAAGCACCTGCGACACGTTTCCGCTGCCGCCCCCACACACTTCCTTTGCCGCACATTTGCTCTCATGCCCCGCGGGTGGCGTGGCGAGATGCGAGTGGGGTGGGTTCCGGCGAACCCACCCCACTCCCCCTCATCGATGAACCGGCGACCGCGGCGGTCTC from Nocardia higoensis includes the following:
- a CDS encoding roadblock/LC7 domain-containing protein, which gives rise to MTEKPSTTTDENLNWLVTRFTRDVPGVTHAVLVSADGLLQATSPHLPADRAEQLSAVTAGLASLSAGAAQLFNGGKVMQSIVDMQRGYLLVMTVGNGSHLAVLANKTHDIGRIGYEMALLVDRVGSVVQATARSAV
- a CDS encoding DUF742 domain-containing protein, translated to MSTPSGGGPGIPPTRVRPYALTSGRTEPAVDLPLEAVIETISYTAHLEWPVGDIRTDIVRLGTARLSVAEITAKLQRPLGLVRVVIGDLVVAGTLRVHWTLSDQASYDERLSLMERTLRGLRAL
- a CDS encoding ATP/GTP-binding protein, encoding MDSAPYNPTPFGGGPAPQDNRTASTKIVVAGGFGAGKTTFVGAVSEIVPLRTEAMVTGFSDGIDDLAATPGKETTTVAMDFGRIMLPGNLTLYLFGTPGQRRFWFMWDDLIRGAIGAVVLVDTRRIEDSFAAVDFFEARGLPFLVAVNRFPDAPRFPVAELREALSVRPIVPIVDIDARNAMEVRQSLAAVTEYAIQRLAAQQREQPVGQV
- a CDS encoding MHYT domain-containing protein gives rise to the protein MSYFSMGYWVLGLAALVSTVGALVGLICVRQSTQSVTQKFRLVWQVAAAVCLGGVGTWLAIFISMLGVAPTDDGLIRYESARLVTAGVIAVVAVLAALLVLGMHADLPRLAVAGLIMGLGTTGMMYVAMNGVHVRGSVQTAWWAVSVAAVIAIGIATATLWFILRRTPIRVLIAAAVLFAVGTLGMHYVRLAGMAIELDESIARPPGDDLFGFLVPMFVLGMLSLAVPITAVLVAPDRRLRTVPAPATAPAQAPGTGQPGGFDAGETMVIGTSRF